A genome region from Setaria italica strain Yugu1 chromosome III, Setaria_italica_v2.0, whole genome shotgun sequence includes the following:
- the LOC101779705 gene encoding osmotin-like protein, with protein sequence MASALAFVIVLAASTCASTATTLTIHNLCPHPVWPLVTPNSGLPSISDNTARLDTNALLSLSFPATFWAGRVAARTGCDAAASGCWTGAAPPATVVQVTVHDGGSSQDRAAYSVSLVDGFNVPTVVTPHAAAGGQCPALGCAVDLNCDCPPAQRAADGVACRGPPGYFKSRCPLTRTTPTDVEPVPQSCRAPGEIKIVFCQTTIVTGGAAAADAEAMVIRSVVADS encoded by the coding sequence ATGGCCAGCGCCCTCGCCTTCGTTATTGTCCTCGCCGCCAGCACCTgcgcctcgacggcgacgacgctgACCATCCACAACCTCTGCCCGCACCCGGTGTGGCCGCTGGTGACCCCGAACTCGGGCCTCCCCTCCATCTCCGACAACACGGCGCGCCTGGACACCAACgcgctcctctccctctccttcccggCCACCTTCTGGGCCGGCCGCGTCGCCGCGCGCACGGGCTGCGACGCAGCGGCGTCGGGGTGCTGGACGGGCGCCGCGCCCCCCGCCACCGTCGTGCAGGTCACCGTCCACGACGGCGGCAGCAGCCAGGACCGGGCCGCCTACAGCGTCAGCCTCGTGGACGGCTTCAACGTCCCCACGGTGGTCACCCcgcacgccgctgccggcgggcAGTGCCCGGCCCTCGGCTGCGCCGTCGACCTCAACTGCGACTGCCCGCCCGCCCagcgcgccgccgacggcgtcgcGTGCCGCGGCCCGCCGGGGTACTTCAAGAGCCGGTGCCCGCTCACCAGGACCACGCCCACCGACGTCGAGCCCGTCCCGCAGAGCTGCCGCGCGCCTGGGGAGATCAAGATCGTCTTCTGCCAGACGACCATCGTCactggcggcgccgccgccgcagacgcCGAGGCGATGGTCATCCGCTCCGTCGTCGCCGACAGCTAG
- the LOC101780106 gene encoding importin subunit beta-1 has protein sequence MSLDVTQVLLSAQSADGAIRKHAEESLKQFQEQNLPGFLLSLSTELANEEKPEESRRLAGLILKNALDAKEQHRKSELFQRWLALDAGAKAQIKGLLLQTLTSPVASARSTASQVIAKVAGIEIPQKQWPELIGSLLSNIHQVQPNVKQATLETLGYLCEEVSPEAVDQDQVNKILTAVVQGMNASEANSDVRLAATRALYNALGFAQVNFSNDMERDYIMRVVCEATQSPEVKIRQAAFECLVAISSTYYDKLATYMQDIFNITAKAVRGDEESVALQAIEFWSSICDEEIDILDEYSSEFTADSDVPCYYFIKQALPALVPMLLETLLKQEEDQDLDEGAWNLAMAGGTCLGLVARTVGDDIVPLVMPFVEENITKAEWRQREAATYAFGSILEGPSADKLAPLVNVALNFMLSALMKDPSNHVKDTTAWTLGRIFEFLHGSALETPPIITAENCQQILTVLLHSMKDVPNVAEKACGALYFLAQGYVDAGSASPLSPFFQDIVQNLLMVTHREDAGESRLRTAAYETLNEVVRCSTEETAPIVMQLVPVIMMELHQTLEAEKLSTDEREKRSELQGLLCGCLQVIIQKLGGMESTKYSFLQYADQMMDLFLRVFACRNATVHEEAMLAIGALAYAAGANFAKYMPQFYQYLEMGLQNFEEYQVCAITVGVVGDLCRALEDKILPFCDGIMTQLLKDLSSNQLHRSVKPPIFSCFGDIALAIGENFEKYLIYAMPMLQSAADLSAHTTATDDEMLDYTNQLRNGILEAYSGILQGFKSSPKTQLLMPYAPHILQFLDALYNGKDMDDTVMKTAIGVLGDLADTLGVHAGPLINQSSSSKAFLEECLASDDPQVKESADWASIAITRAVSG, from the exons ATGTCACTCGATGTTACGCAAGTTCTCTTAAGCGCGCAATCTGCTGATGGCGCCATTAGGAAGCATGCTGAAGAAAGCCTCAAGCAGTTCCAGGAGCAAAATCTTCCAGGATTCTTGCTCTCCCTCTCAACTGAGTTGGCCAATGAAGAGAAACCTGAGGAGAGCCGAAGGTTGGCTGGGTTGATTCTTAAGAATGCACTGGATGCAAAGGAGCAACACAGGAAGAGTGAGCTTTTCCAGAGATGGCTGGCACTGGATGCTGGTGCCAAGGCGCAAATTAAAGGATTGTTGCTGCAAACTCTTACATCTCCTGTTGCTAGTGCCAGATCTACTGCTTCTCAAGTTATCGCCAAGGTTGCTGGTATTGAGATTCCGCAGAAGCAATGGCCTGAGCTTATAGGATCATTGCTCTCAAACATACATCAGGTCCAGCCAAACGTCAAGCAAGCAACGCTTGAGACGCTTGGCTATTTATGTGAGGAAGTTTCCCCAGAGGCTGTCGACCAAGACCAAGTCAACAAGATCCTTACAGCTGTTGTTCAGGGTATGAATGCTTCTGAGGCGAACTCTGATGTGAGGCTTGCAGCTACACGGGCATTGTATAATGCATTGGGCTTTGCTCAGGTTAACTTCTCGAACGACATGGAGCGTGACTACATTATGAGAGTTGTTTGTGAAGCAACTCAGTCTCCGGAAGTGAAGATAAGGCAGGCTGCCTTTGAGTGTTTGGTGGCTATCTCATCTACTTATTATGATAAGCTGGCCACCTATATGCAGGACATATTTAATATCACTGCAAAGGCTGTGAGGGGAGATGAGGAGTCAGTTGCACTTCAGGCTATTGAGTTTTGGAGTTCCATATGTGATGAGGAAATTGACATTCTGGATGAGTACAGTAGTGAATTTACAGCTGATTCTGATGTTCCTTGCTACTATTTTATCAAGCAGGCTCTTCCTGCCTTGGTACCGATGTTGTTGGAGACTCTTCTGAAGCAGGAGGAAGACCAGGACTTGGATGAAGGTGCTTGGAATCTTGCAATGGCTGGGGGAACTTGTTTGGGCCTGGTGGCAAGGACTGTTGGAGATGATATTGTTCCTCTAGTGATGCCTTTTGTGGAGGAGAACATAACCAAGGCTGAGTGGAGGCAAAGAGAGGCTGCAACATATGCTTTTGGCTCTATCTTGGAAGGCCCATCAGCTGATAAACTGGCTCCTCTTGTAAATGTTGCATTGAACTTCATGCTGTCCGCATTGATGAAGGATCCAAGTAACCATGTTAAGGACACAACTGCTTGGACTCTTGGAAGGATCTTCGAGTTTCTTCATGGCTCAGCGCTTGAAACTCCTCCAATCATTACGGCCGAGAACTGTCAGCAAATACTTACTGTGCTGCTTCACAGCATGAAGGATGTGCCAAATGTGGCTGAGAAGGCATGTGGAGCCCTCTATTTCCTTGCTCAAGGCTATGTTGATGCTGGATCTGCGTCGCCATTATCCCCTTTCTTTCAAGATATTGTTCAGAACCTTCTTATGGTTACTCACAGGGAGGATGCTGGAGAGTCCAGGCTGCGCACGGCAGCTTATGAGACTCTAAATGAAGTTGTCAGGTGCTCCACTGAGGAGACAGCCCCTATTGTTATGCAGTTGGTACCTGTCATCATGATGGAACTGCATCAGACTCTTGAAGCCGAAAAGTTGTCAACTGatgagagggagaagaggagcGAACTGCAGGGCCTCCTTTGTGGCTGCCTGCAGGTCATTATCCAAAAGTTGGGAGGGATGGAGTCAACCAAGTACTCTTTCTTGCAGTATGCAGATCAGATGATGGATCTATTTTTGAGAGTTTTCGCTTGTAGGAACGCCACAGTGCATGAGGAGGCTATGCTTGCTATTGGTGCATTGGCATATGCAGCTGGCGCAAACTTTGCAAAGTACATGCCACAGTTTTATCAGTATTTGGAGATGGGACTTCAAAACTTCGAGGAGTACCAGGTATGTGCCATTACCGTGGGTGTTGTGGGTGACTTGTGTAGGGCACTTGAAGACAAAATTTTGCCCTTCTGCGACGGTATCATGACCCAGCTCTTGAAGGACCTATCCAGTAACCAGTTGCACAGATCTGTAAAGCCACCGATATTTTCATGCTTTGGGGATATTGCACTGGCAATTGGGGAAAACTTCGAGAAGTATCTGATCTATGCCATGCCAATGCTGCAAAGCGCAGCTGATCTATCAGCACATACTACtgctactgatgacgaaatgcTTGACTACACCAACCAGCTTAGGAATGGCATCTTGGAAGCCTACTCTGGTATTCTTCAGGGATTCAAGAGCTCACCTAAGACACAACTTCTGATGCCGTATGCCCCACATATTCTTCAGTTCCTTGACGCTCTGTACAATGGCAAGGATAT GGATGATACTGTGATGAAAACTGCAATTGGTGTCTTGGGAGATCTGGCCGACACATTGGGCGTTCATGCTGGCCCTTTGATCAATCAATCCTCCTCGAGCAAGGCGTTTTTGGAGGAATGCTTGGCATCAGATGATCCTCAGGTGAAAGAATCAGCTGATTGGGCAAGTATAGCAATCACCCGTGCAGTTTCCGGTTGA